Within the Enterococcus hirae ATCC 9790 genome, the region CTTGAAATCTATATCTCTCCACTCAAGAGCGCCTGCTTCTTGTTTTCTCATACCAGTCATAGCTAGTAATCTAAAAAAAGCTTGGATCTTTAGGTTTGGCTGATTATATAGTTCATCAAGAAACAATTTCAATTGTTTTTTATCGTAGAATGGTTCTTCAACAGTTGCATTTTTCCTTCTTTTCGGTTTGCGTATGGCATCTGTAGGATTGGACTCTATTATACCAAATCGAACGGCGTATTTAAAAACTAGTCCTGTGTAATTCATCATTTTAGGAGCTGTATCGTATCTATTTGCCCATTTATCCATTAATTCTTGAATTTTGATAGGCGTGATTTCAGAAATATATATGTCGCCGAGTTCTTCTAATACATGATTTTTAAAAATTCTTTCTGTTTTTAATAATGTAGATCCTCGTACTGTTCTTTTGTATTCAGTCATCCATAAATCATATACGTCTTTATATGTTTTTGGCTTTTCTTTTTTTAATAAATTGTCCTCGTATTCACTTTGCAATCTTGCGAGTGCTAATTTTGCTTCACGTTGAGTTTTAAAATTTCGCCGAGTAGTTTTAACAGGCTTTCCTGTTTCGGGGTTAATTCCTAAATATGCTTGGAACTTCC harbors:
- a CDS encoding tyrosine-type recombinase/integrase; this translates as MATFEEYKKKNGDKAWKFQAYLGINPETGKPVKTTRRNFKTQREAKLALARLQSEYEDNLLKKEKPKTYKDVYDLWMTEYKRTVRGSTLLKTERIFKNHVLEELGDIYISEITPIKIQELMDKWANRYDTAPKMMNYTGLVFKYAVRFGIIESNPTDAIRKPKRRKNATVEEPFYDKKQLKLFLDELYNQPNLKIQAFFRLLAMTGMRKQEAGALEWRDIDFKDKTVNIYKAVTRTANGLEIDTTKTVGSSRIISIDQGTLDKLLEWKKVALPPSDDWLIFGHSSAKNPHDIMSLDTSRKWLLNIQDQMDKKQKKKLPRITVHGFRHTQASLLIEMGASLKEVQFRLGHEDIQTTMNTYAHISKLAKEQLADKFNKFIDF